The following DNA comes from Streptomyces globosus.
CGGCCGGTGCCGTGGGTGCCGGTGGAGACGGCCCCGGAGACCGTCTGCTCCATGATGTCGCCCATGTTGGCGAGCGAGAGGCCCTCGGCCGCCAGGGCCCGGTTGAGGTCCTTCAGGGCTGTTCCCGCCGCGACCGCCACCGTGCCCGCGGCCCGGTCGATGCCGAGGATCCCGTTGAGCGCCTGCGGGCGCACCATGACCCCGTCGGTGGCGGCGGCCGCGGTGAAGGAGTGGCCGGTGCCGACCGCCTTCACCCGCAGCCCGTCCTCGGCGGCCCGCCGCACCGCCTCCTGCACCTCGCCGACCGACGCCGGGGCCACCACCCGGGCCGGTGCGGCCGTGATGTTCCCGGCCCAGTTACGCCACGAGGCCCTGTACCTTGCCGCTGTCGCCGTCCCCATCGCCCGAGGGCTCCTCCCCTTGCGCCGGCCTCGCGAGCCGGCGGTATCCCGCGAACCCGACCGCCGCCGCGGCGGCCCCCGCCGAGATGGAGACGACGTACCCGCTCCTCGCCCCCGCCGCGTCGACGACCCAGCCGGCCACGGAGGAGCCGAGCGCGATCCCGACCGCGAGGCCGGTGCTGATCCAGGTCATGCCCTCGGTCAGCTTCGCGCGTGGTACGTGCGCCTCGATCAGGGCCATCGTGGTGATCATCGTGGGAGCGATGGCGAGGCCCGAGACGAAGAGCGCCACGGCCAGAATCGGAAGGTTCCCGGCCAGTAGGAGGGGGATCATACTCACGGCCATCGCACAGATGCCCAGGATCCAGCGGTGTTCGGCCTTGCCCTTGAAGCGGATCAGGCCGAAAGCGATGCCCGCGAGGCAGGACCCGAGCGCCCAAACCGCCAGAACCAGGCCGGATACGGACTTGGATCCGCGCTCCTCGGCGAAGGCGAGGGTCGCCACGTCGATCGAGCCGAAGATGGCGCCGGTCGCCACGAAGGTGCCGGCGAGCACCTGCAGGCCGGGGGAGCGCAGCGCGGACGACGGGTCGGCCTGGGTGTCGCGGGGGTGCGGCTCGGGCTCGGTGTCGCGCAGCGCGGTCAGCCACCAGACGCCCACCATCAGGCAGACGAGTGCCACCAGGGGCCCGGCCTCCGGGAACCAGCTGGCGGACAGCATGGTCGCGAGCGGCGGCCCGAAGATGAAGCACACCTCGTCGACGACGGACTCGAAGGAGTACGCGGTGTGCAGGTGCGGGGTGTCGCGGTGGATGACGGTCCAGCGGGCGCGGACCATCGAGCCCACGCTGGGGACGCAGCCGGCGACGACCGCGAAGAGGAAGAGCGTCCAGTCCGGCCACCCCTGCGAGGCGGCGACCAGCAGCCCCGAGACCGCGGCCCCGGCGATCAGGGTCGCCGGGCGCAGCACGCGCCGCTGGCCGTACTGGTCGACCAGGCGGGAGACCTGCGGGCCGACGACCGCGGCCGACAGGGCCAGGGTCGCCGTGAGGGCGCCGGCCAGCGTGTAGCGGCCGGTGAGCTCGGACACCATCGTGAGGATGCCGAGGCCGACCATGGACAGCGGCATGCGGCCGATGAATCCGGCGACGCTGAACGCCTTGGTGCCGGGCGCGTCGAAGATCGCGCGATAGGGACTGGGCAAGGTGCGCTCCGTGGGGGACGTCGCTGGCCCATACAGGTTATGGCCGCTCACGGGGCTCTGCACGGGTGTGTTCCAGACAGGAAGTAAGGCTCACCTTATCCGTGTTCGGCACGGGGGACGCGGCGGGCCCGATTCCCGGCGGGGGCCGCCGGGTGGCAGGATGCGACGCATGTCTGACCAGCTCCGCGCCGCAGCCGCCCCCACGCCGGCCCGAGGGCCTGCAGCGCCCTACGACGCCCTCCTGCTCCTCTCGTTCGGCGGCCCCGAGGGCCCCGACGACGTCGTCCCCTTCCTGGAGAACGTCACCCGCGGGCGCGGCATCCCGCGGGAGCGGCTCAAGGAGGTCGGCAGCCACTACTACGGATTCGGCGGGGTCAGCCCCATCAACGCGCAGAACCGCGAGCTGCTGGAGGCCCTGCGCAAGGACTTCGCCGAGCAGGGCGTGGACGTGCCGGTCTACTGGGGCAACCGGAACTGGGCCCCGTACCTCGACGACGTGATGCGGGAGATGGCCGCCGACGGGCGCCGCCGCATCGCGGTCCTCGCGACCAGCGCGTACGCCTCGTACTCGGGGTGCCGGCAGTACCGCGAGAACCTGGCGGACGCGCTGGCGCTGCTGGAGCGGGAGGGCGCGGCGGAGCTGCCGCGGGTCGACAAGCTGCGGCACTACTTCAACCACCCCGGCTTCCTGCAGCCGATGGCCGAGGGCGTGCTGGCGGCCCTGGAGCAGCTGCCGGAGGAGGTCCGGGCGGGGGCGCACCTCGCCTTCACCACCCACTCGATCCCGACCGCCGCCGCGGACACCTCGGGTCCGGTCCCGGGGCACACCGCGGACGGCGAGGGCGGTGCGTACGTCCGCCAGCACCTGGACGCGGCCGCCGTGATCGCGGACGCGGTGCGCGCCGAGACGGGGCTGGAGCTGCCCTGGCGGCTGGTCTACCAGTCCCGCAGCGGCGCCCCGCACATCCCCTGGCTGGAGCCGGACATCTGCGACCACCTGGAGGAGCTGCACGCCGCCGGGGCGCCGGCCGTGGTGATGGTGCCGATCGGCTTCGTCTCCGACCACATGGAGGTCCTGTACGACCTCGACACGGAGGCCGCGGCCAAGGCGGCGGAGCTGGGCCTGCCTGCGGTGCGCTCGGCGACCGTGGGCGCCGACCCGCGCTTCGCGGCGGCCGTCCGGGAGCTGCTGCTGGAGCGGGCTGCGGTGGAGCGCGGCGAGGCCGTCGAGCGGTGCGCACTGGGCCGGCTCGGGCCGAGCCACGACGTGTGCCCGGTGGGCTGCTGCCCGGCGCGCGGCGCCCGGCCGGCCGCGGCCGGCGCCGACAGCCCGTACGCGTAGGGGCGGGCGGCGGCGCCATGGCATCGGAGGAGGAGCGGGACGTGCGGGAGACGCAGGACGGCTCGGCGGCGGTGCCCGCGGGTCTGGCCGGGGAACTGCTGGACGTGGCGCTGGAGGCCGCCCGGCGGGCCGGCGCGCTGCTGCGGGACGGCCGGCCGGACGACCTGGGGGTGGCGGCGGTCAAGAGCAGCCCCATCGACGTGGTGACGGAGATGGACATCGCGGCGGAGAAGCTGGTCACCGAGATCCTGGAGCGGCGCCGGCCGCAGGACGGCCTGCTCGGCGAGGAGGGCGCCGACCGCCCCGGCACGAGCGGGGTGCGCTGGATCGTGGACCCCCTGGACGGCACCGTGAACTACCTCTACGGCCTGCCGAGCTGGAGCGTCTCGATCGCGGCCGAGTACCGCGGCGAGACCCTGGTCGGCGTCGTGGAGGTGCCGATGCGGTCCGAGACGTTCCGGGCGGTGCGCGGGGGCGGCGCCCGGCTCGGCGGGCAGCGGCTGGCCTGCCGGGCGGCGGCCCCGCTGGACCAGGCCCTGGTGGCCACCGGCTTCGCCTACCTGCAGGAGCGCAAGGAGCAGCAGGCCGAGGTGGTCCGGCGGATCCTCCCGCGGGTGCGGGACGTCCGGCGCGGCGGCTCGGCCGCGATCGACCTGTGCGACGTGGCCGCGGGGCGGCTGGACGCGTACTACGAGCGCGGGCTCAACCCCTGGGACCTCGCCGCGGGCGAGCTCATCGCCCGCGAGGCCGGGGCGCTGACCGGCGGGCGGCCCGGCCGGCCGGCCTCCGGGGAGCTGGCGCTCGCCGCGACGCCCGCGGTGTTCGCCGCGCTCGCGCCGCTGCTGGAGGAGGCCGGGGCCTGGCACGACTGACCGCCGCCCCGGCCCGGATCCGGGCATGAAGGGACCCCGGCGGCACGGCGGCCGCCGGGGTCCGGTGGTGTCTCAGCAGGCGGAGACGGGAACTCCGTGCTCGGCGGCGAGGCGCTGGAGGTCCTCCAGCTCCGCCTGTTCCACGTCGGCGAGGAAGTCGTCGCCCGCTTCACGGGCGTGGCGGAGGTCGGACTGCGTGGTCCTGATGCGCTGCAGGAGACCCGCGGTGAATGCGTCCATGGTGGGTTCGCCCCCTCTTCGTGGTCGCGGCGGCACAGGGATGCCCGCCGTCAGGGAGTGGTCGGGGTGTGCTGACGTCATCCCCTGCACCCTGGGCGCAGAAACCTCGGGAGGCGAGGGAATCCCCACTTCCGCCCCGGATGACCTGCCGAGTGGCGCCTTACAGCCGGTTTACGGCCGAAAGGGGCAGGATGGGCGGCGCAATCACACGTGTGCCCTGGGGGCTCGGAGGAAGGAAACGACGTGCGCGTACTCGTCGTGGAGGACGAGCAGCTGCTCGCCGATGCGGTGGCCACCGGACTGCGCCGCGAGGCCATGGCCGTGGACGTCGTGTACGACGGCGCCGCGGCGCTGGAGCGCGTCGGTGTCAACGACTACGACGTCGTCGTCCTCGACCGGGACCTGCCGCTCGTCCACGGGGACGACGTCTGCCGCAGGATCGTCGAGCTCGGCATGCCCACGCGCGTGCTGATGCTGACGGCCTCGGGGGACGTCAGCGACCGCGTGGAGGGCCTGGAGCTGGGGGCGGACGACTACCTGCCCAAGCCGTTCGCGTTCAGCGAGCTGACCGCCCGCGTGCGGGCGCTGGGCCGGCGCACCACGGTCGCCCTGCCGCCCGTGCTGGAGCGCGCCGGGATCCGGCTCGACCCGAACCGGCGGGAGGTCTTCCGCGAGGGCCGCGAGGTGCAGCTGGCCCCGAAGGAGTTCGCGGTGCTGGAGGTGCTCATGCGCAGTGAGGGCACCGTGGTCTCCGCCGAGCAGCTGCTGGAGAAGGCATGGGACGAGAACACCGACCCCTTCACCAACGTGGTGCGGGTGACGGTCATGACCCTGCGGCGCAAGCTCGGGGAGCCCCCGGTCATCGTGACCGTCCCGGGCTCCGGCTACCGGATCTGACGCGGGTGGCAGCGACCCCGGCGCCACCGACCGCGCCGCCGAGACCGACCTGGGACCCCGGCCAGCCCGAGGGTCCCTTCCCTTGGCTGCGGCCCACGATCCGGATAAGGCTCACCCTGCTGTATGGCGGGATGTTCCTGATCGCCGGCATCCTGCTGCTGTCGATCATCTACCTGCTGGCCGCGCAGGCGCTGCGGGAGGGCAACGCCCTGCCGTTCAAGATCGTCAGCATCAGCGGGCAGAAGGTCGTCGTCTCCAGTCCGACCTGTCCCGGCGTGGGCCCGGAGCAGACGCTCGACCAGTTCCACGCCGCCATCCAGGCCTGCATGCTGGAACAGCGCCGGCACGCCCTGGACGACCTGCTCAGCCGGTCGCTGATGGCGCTGCTGGGCCTGAGCGTCATCGCCTTCGCGTTCGGCTACGCGATGGCCGGCCGCGTGCTCTCGCCGCTCGGGAAGATCACGCGGACGGCGCGCCGCGTCGTCGGCTCCGACCTGACCCGGCGCATCGAGCTGGACGGGCCGGACGACGAGCTCAAGGAGCTCGCCGACACCTTCGACGAGATGCTGGACCGCCTGGAGCGGGCCTTCACCGCCCAGCAGCGGTTCGTCGCCAACGCCTCGCACGAGCTGCGCACCCCCTTGGCGATCAACCGGACGCTGCTGGAGGTGCACCTGTCGGACCCCGGGGCTCCGGTCGAGCTCCAGCAGCTCGGCAAGACCCTGCTCGCGACGAACGAGCGCAGCGAGCAGCTGGTCGAGGGACTGCTGCTGCTGGCCCGCAGCGAGAACCAGATAGTCGAGCGCAAGCCGGTCGACCTGGCGGAGGTCGCGTCGCGCGCCATCGACCAGGCGCGGGCGGAGGCCGCGGCCAAGGGCGTGGAGATCCGGGGCGAGCGCGCCTCGGCCGTCGTCCAGGGCAACGGCGTGCTGCTGGAGCGGATCGCGCTGAACCTGGTGCAGAACGCCGTGCGCTACAACGTGCCGGAGGGCGGCTGGGTGGAGGTCACCACGGAGGCCGTGCCCGGCCACGCGGTGCTCGTCGTGTCGAACACCGGGCCGGTGGTCCCGGCGTACGAGGTGGACAACCTCTTCGAGCCCTTCAGGCGGCTGCGTACCGAGCGAACGGGCAGCGACAAGGGTGTCGGCCTCGGGCTGTCGATCGCGCGCTCCGTGGCGCGCGCACACGGCGGCCGGATCACGGCGGTCCCGAGGGACGGCGGCGGCCTCGTGATGCGTGTCACGCTGCCGCTGTGAGGACCGTATCTTTGTTCGCTACGGGCTGAATGGCTGCCGTGTGAACAAGTTGAACCCTGTGTGATCGATCACATTGTCGAGTGTGAGGCCATGTGCGTTCAGTGACCCGTGGATGCCGTGGAAGGGCCGGAAAGTCCGGGAAGTCCGGGTTTCCGGCCCCCCGGACGGCGGAAAATACACCGGGTGGTGCTTGTGCAAGACGGACCCAGGACCGTGTACGGTCCCGGTCGTCATCCCAGCCGGTCGCTCCTTCAGGCGCGCGGCTTGGGTGTCGATTGAGTAACAGACCTTGATGTGAGGCAAAATCTCCGCCTCAGGTCGGGCACAAGTCCGGCCTCTCGCGCGTTACGTGCGCTGAGACACCGCTAAATCCCAGAGGGGGAGAGCGAAACATGGCAACGGACTACGACACCCCACGCAAGACCGACGACGACGTCGACAACGACAGCATTGAAGAGCTGAAGGCCCGGCGGAACGAGAAGTCGTCCTCCAGCGTCGACATCGACGACTTCGACGCCGTCGAGGGCATGGAGCTGCCCGGCGCGGACCTCTCCAACGAGGAGCTGGCCGTCCGGGTCCTGCCCAAGCAGGCGGACGAGTTCACCTGCATGAGCTGCTTCCTGGTGCACCACCGCAGCCAGCTCGCGCGCGAGAAGAACGGTCAGCCGATCTGCCGCGACTGCGACTGAGAGGCGTCGGCCGTGACCGGCTCGACACCGTTTCGGAATCGCCTCTTCCGGAAGTCCGGTGAACGGGCGGAGACGCAGACGGGAGCCACGGGCCCGGTGACGGGCCCAGCAGCTCCCGGCGCACCCGCCGCCCTCCCGACCGCCGCCCCCGGACCTCCGGCGGAGCCAGGGGCCGGCGCAGGGGCCCCCGAGCGGGCCGCAGCCCGACGGCTGCAAGCCGTCAGGAACGGTGTGCGGAAGGGCGGCGCGAGAGCCAGGGCCGCCGCCCTGTACATCACCGACCGCCTCGTCGAGGTGGCCCCGCGCATCCCGGTGCGGGACCTGGCCGCGCTCCGCGCCCAGTTCCCCGGCCTCGGCCCCGAGGAGATCGCCGACAAGCTGATCGCCGGAGCCGCCAAGGGCACCTCCACCGTGGGAGCCGGCATCGGCGCCGCCGCCATGCTCCCCACCCCGCCCGCGATGCCCGCGGAGCTCGCCGCCGAGATCCTCGGCGTCGCGGCGATCGAGCTGAAGCTCATCGCCGAGCTGCACGAGGTGTACGGCCTGCGCCCGCCCGGAAGCGCCAAGGACCGCAGCACCGCCTACCTCACCGCCTGGACCGAGGAGCGCGGCGTCGACTGGAAGAAGCCGGCGACCGTCAATGCCGCCCTCGGCGGGCAGATGCGGCGCGAGCTGCGCCAGCAGATCACCAAGCGGATGCTCCGCAACCTGCCCAACCTGATCCCCTTCATGGTCGGGGCGGCCGTCGGCGCCCTCCTGAACCGCCGCGACACCCGCAGGCTCGCCGAGAAGGTCCGAGACGACCTCCGCAGCCGCGCCGTGCCCTGGGAGGCCCTGCCCGCCCTCCCGCGCCTGGACAGGCCCGCAGAGCCCCTCCCCGGCGGCCTGGCCGACGTCCTCGGGGAACCCCGTCCCGACAGCGGGCCCGAAGGGGCCGGCGCGCGGGATCCGCGGACCTGACGGACACCGCCGCACAACGCCGGCGGACGTGAAGCGGCCCGGGCCCCGCCCGGGACCCGGCGGCTCCGGTCAGGCCGCGGACCGCGCCGACCGGATCGCCGCCGCCAGGGCCTCGGGAGCGCGCGTGGAGACGTACACGTACGGGGTCGGGTCGGCCGGGTCCACCACCGGGATCCGCAGCGCCGTCGGCACGTAGCTGCGCATCAGCATGAATGCGCGCGAGTCCGCCTTGTACGTGCGCCAGGCGCGCGCCTCCTCCGCATCGAGGACCTCCGGCTCCCCGAGCGCCGCCACCGGGATCCGCGCGTCGCCCGCCGCCAGCGCCCCTCCCACCACGCGCACGCGCGCGGAGCCGTAGCTGCTGACCAGGATCCCCGCCAGCGCCGCCCCGCCGACCAGCCCCGCGAGCAGCGGCAGCAGACCGAGCGGCAGCAGCATCAGCGCGCACGCCAGCCCGATCAGGGCGGCGATGCCCCACCAGGAGCGGGGTGCGGTCAGGCGTTCGTCGTGGTGCGCGGGGGAGAGCTGCATGCCCCCAAGCCTGCCACGGGGCGACCGGCGGGTAGCGGCGCGGGTAAGGTCTGCGCCTGTGAGTGGACGAAACACAGCGCTGACGCCCCCGGAAGACGCCGCCGCGCCGGTCCGGCACCCCGACGCGCCGGCGCCCGGCGAGCTGCTCGGCGCGCACTACGAGCACTGCTTCGGGTGCGGCGGCGGACAGCCGCACGGCCTCCACCTCCAGGCGCGCGCGGGCGACGGTGTGAGCGTCACCGCCGAGTTCACCGTCCGGCCCGCCCACCAGGGCGCGCCCGGCCTCGCGCACGGCGGCGTGCTCGCCACCGCGCTCGACGAGACCCTCGGCTCCCTGAACTGGCTGCTCCGCGTCATCGCCGTGACCGGGCGGCTGGAGACCGACTTCGTGCGGCCCGTGCCCGTCGGCACCGTCCTGCACCTGGAGGCCGAGGTGACGGCCGTGGCCGGCCGCAAGATCTACTGCACGGCCGTCGGACGCACCGGCGGGCCCGACGGCCCCGTCGCCGTACGCGCGGACGCGCTCTTCATAGAGGTGAAGGTCGACCACTTCATCGACAACGGTCGGCCCGAGGAGATCCGGGCGGCGATGGCCGACCCGGACCAGGTCAGGCGCGCACGCGCCTTCGAGGTGAACCCCTGATGGCTCAGCACAACCCCAACCACCCCGTCGACGTGCTGATCAGGCGCGTCGACCCCGAGGTCCCGATCCCCGCGTACGGGCACCCCGGCGACGCCGGCTGCGACCTGGTGACCACGCAGGCCGCCGAGCTCGCGCCCGGCGAGCGCGCCGTCCTGCCCACGGGCGTCTCGATCGCCCTGCCCGACGGGTACGCGGCCTTCGTCCACCCCCGCTCCGGACTCGCCGCCCGCTGCGGCCTCGCGCTCGTGAATGCCCCGGGGACGGTCGATGCCGGGTACCGTGGGGAGATCAAGGTGATCGTGGTCAATCTCGACCCGCGCGAGAGCGTCCGGTTCGAGCGCTTCGACCGCATTGCCCAGCTGGTTGTCCAGCGGGTCGAGAAGGTGCGCTTCCACGAGGTGGCGGAACTTCCCGGCTCGGCCCGGGCCGAGGGGGGTTTCGGCTCCACCGGCGGTCATGCGGCCGTGGCCGGATCCGGCGCTGGTCAGCAGGGTGGGAATGGCTACGCTTCGGTCGTATCCGACCGGGAAGGACAGTGACGTGTTCGGACGTCGCAAGAAGAACGACTCCGCCCAGGACGGCGGCGCGGCCGAGCAGGTCGTGGACGGCGTGGCTGCCGACGAGCAGGAGGGCGGCGAGGAGCTGGAGACCGCCCCCCGCCGGGTGAACCTGCCGCCGGCCCCGCGGCCCGACGGGCCGTGGGACGTCACCGAGGTGCCCGGGTCGCCGGCCGAGGGCCGGGTCGACCTCGGCGGCATCCTCGTACCGGGTGTCGAGGGCATGGAACTGCGCGTCGAGGTAGCCGGCGACGCGATCGTCGCCGCGACGGTCGTCCTCGGCGACAGCGCCGTGCAGCTCCAGGCGTTCGCCGCACCCAAGAAGGAAGGCATCTGGGGCGAGGTCCGCGAGGAGATCGCCGCGGGCATCGTCCAGCAGGGCGGCCTCATCGACGAGGCCGAGGGCCCGCTCGGCTGGGAGCTGCGCGCCCAGGTGCCTGTACCCATGCCCGACGGGCAGACCGGCGCCCAGCTGGTCCGCTTCGTCGGCGTCGACGGCCCGCGCTGGTTCCTGCGCGGCGTCATCTCCGGCCAGGCGGCGGTGCGACCCGAGTCCGCCGGCCTGCTGGAGCAGATCTTCCGGGACACGGTCATCGTCCGCGGCGACGGCCCGATGGCCCCGCGCGACCCGATCGTGCTGAAGCTGCCGAACGACGCCCAGATGGTGCCGGACGGCGTCCAGACCGAGACGCAGGAGGGCTCCCGCTTCTCCGGCGGCATGGGCCAGCTGGAGCGCGGCCCGGAGATCACCGAGGTCCGCTGACACCGGCCGCGGCGGCGCGGGCACCCGCACGGACCGCGCACACCGCGGGCACTGCACGGAAGAGGCCCCGGGCCGCGCCCCTCGCGGGGCGCGGCCCGGGGCCTCGCGCGCTCCCGGCACCTGCCCGCCGGGCCGCCGCTGCGGCGGGCTGCGGGACTTCGAACGGGGCCCGGCACGCCGGTACGCTTCGAGGTATGAGTGCTGAACCGCGTCCCGAGAAGTCCGCCAAGCCGGTCAGGCCGGCGGGCCGGTTCCGCCGGATGATAGAGCGGCTCTCCACCTCCCAGGAGGACCTGCATTCGGCGGAGCTCCAGGAGGACGCAGAGGCCGCGGGGTGCACGCGGATCTGCGACTGCCACGACCGGGAGATAGTCAAGGTCACCGGAACCCTGCGCACCGTCACGCTCCGGCCGCGGGCCGGCGTTCCGGCGCTGGAGGCGGAGCTGTTCGACGGCTCCGCCGCGCTGGACGTGGTCTGGCTCGGCCGTCGCTCGATCGTGGGAATCGAGCCGGGCCGCCGCATGATCGCCTCCGGGCG
Coding sequences within:
- a CDS encoding MFS transporter, with the translated sequence MPSPYRAIFDAPGTKAFSVAGFIGRMPLSMVGLGILTMVSELTGRYTLAGALTATLALSAAVVGPQVSRLVDQYGQRRVLRPATLIAGAAVSGLLVAASQGWPDWTLFLFAVVAGCVPSVGSMVRARWTVIHRDTPHLHTAYSFESVVDEVCFIFGPPLATMLSASWFPEAGPLVALVCLMVGVWWLTALRDTEPEPHPRDTQADPSSALRSPGLQVLAGTFVATGAIFGSIDVATLAFAEERGSKSVSGLVLAVWALGSCLAGIAFGLIRFKGKAEHRWILGICAMAVSMIPLLLAGNLPILAVALFVSGLAIAPTMITTMALIEAHVPRAKLTEGMTWISTGLAVGIALGSSVAGWVVDAAGARSGYVVSISAGAAAAAVGFAGYRRLARPAQGEEPSGDGDGDSGKVQGLVA
- a CDS encoding ferrochelatase — its product is MSDQLRAAAAPTPARGPAAPYDALLLLSFGGPEGPDDVVPFLENVTRGRGIPRERLKEVGSHYYGFGGVSPINAQNRELLEALRKDFAEQGVDVPVYWGNRNWAPYLDDVMREMAADGRRRIAVLATSAYASYSGCRQYRENLADALALLEREGAAELPRVDKLRHYFNHPGFLQPMAEGVLAALEQLPEEVRAGAHLAFTTHSIPTAAADTSGPVPGHTADGEGGAYVRQHLDAAAVIADAVRAETGLELPWRLVYQSRSGAPHIPWLEPDICDHLEELHAAGAPAVVMVPIGFVSDHMEVLYDLDTEAAAKAAELGLPAVRSATVGADPRFAAAVRELLLERAAVERGEAVERCALGRLGPSHDVCPVGCCPARGARPAAAGADSPYA
- a CDS encoding inositol monophosphatase family protein — its product is MRETQDGSAAVPAGLAGELLDVALEAARRAGALLRDGRPDDLGVAAVKSSPIDVVTEMDIAAEKLVTEILERRRPQDGLLGEEGADRPGTSGVRWIVDPLDGTVNYLYGLPSWSVSIAAEYRGETLVGVVEVPMRSETFRAVRGGGARLGGQRLACRAAAPLDQALVATGFAYLQERKEQQAEVVRRILPRVRDVRRGGSAAIDLCDVAAGRLDAYYERGLNPWDLAAGELIAREAGALTGGRPGRPASGELALAATPAVFAALAPLLEEAGAWHD
- a CDS encoding response regulator transcription factor, with product MRVLVVEDEQLLADAVATGLRREAMAVDVVYDGAAALERVGVNDYDVVVLDRDLPLVHGDDVCRRIVELGMPTRVLMLTASGDVSDRVEGLELGADDYLPKPFAFSELTARVRALGRRTTVALPPVLERAGIRLDPNRREVFREGREVQLAPKEFAVLEVLMRSEGTVVSAEQLLEKAWDENTDPFTNVVRVTVMTLRRKLGEPPVIVTVPGSGYRI
- a CDS encoding sensor histidine kinase, with the translated sequence MAATPAPPTAPPRPTWDPGQPEGPFPWLRPTIRIRLTLLYGGMFLIAGILLLSIIYLLAAQALREGNALPFKIVSISGQKVVVSSPTCPGVGPEQTLDQFHAAIQACMLEQRRHALDDLLSRSLMALLGLSVIAFAFGYAMAGRVLSPLGKITRTARRVVGSDLTRRIELDGPDDELKELADTFDEMLDRLERAFTAQQRFVANASHELRTPLAINRTLLEVHLSDPGAPVELQQLGKTLLATNERSEQLVEGLLLLARSENQIVERKPVDLAEVASRAIDQARAEAAAKGVEIRGERASAVVQGNGVLLERIALNLVQNAVRYNVPEGGWVEVTTEAVPGHAVLVVSNTGPVVPAYEVDNLFEPFRRLRTERTGSDKGVGLGLSIARSVARAHGGRITAVPRDGGGLVMRVTLPL
- a CDS encoding DUF4193 domain-containing protein, which gives rise to MATDYDTPRKTDDDVDNDSIEELKARRNEKSSSSVDIDDFDAVEGMELPGADLSNEELAVRVLPKQADEFTCMSCFLVHHRSQLAREKNGQPICRDCD
- a CDS encoding DUF3093 domain-containing protein, which produces MQLSPAHHDERLTAPRSWWGIAALIGLACALMLLPLGLLPLLAGLVGGAALAGILVSSYGSARVRVVGGALAAGDARIPVAALGEPEVLDAEEARAWRTYKADSRAFMLMRSYVPTALRIPVVDPADPTPYVYVSTRAPEALAAAIRSARSAA
- a CDS encoding PaaI family thioesterase: MSGRNTALTPPEDAAAPVRHPDAPAPGELLGAHYEHCFGCGGGQPHGLHLQARAGDGVSVTAEFTVRPAHQGAPGLAHGGVLATALDETLGSLNWLLRVIAVTGRLETDFVRPVPVGTVLHLEAEVTAVAGRKIYCTAVGRTGGPDGPVAVRADALFIEVKVDHFIDNGRPEEIRAAMADPDQVRRARAFEVNP
- the dut gene encoding dUTP diphosphatase, with protein sequence MAQHNPNHPVDVLIRRVDPEVPIPAYGHPGDAGCDLVTTQAAELAPGERAVLPTGVSIALPDGYAAFVHPRSGLAARCGLALVNAPGTVDAGYRGEIKVIVVNLDPRESVRFERFDRIAQLVVQRVEKVRFHEVAELPGSARAEGGFGSTGGHAAVAGSGAGQQGGNGYASVVSDREGQ
- a CDS encoding DUF3710 domain-containing protein; this encodes MFGRRKKNDSAQDGGAAEQVVDGVAADEQEGGEELETAPRRVNLPPAPRPDGPWDVTEVPGSPAEGRVDLGGILVPGVEGMELRVEVAGDAIVAATVVLGDSAVQLQAFAAPKKEGIWGEVREEIAAGIVQQGGLIDEAEGPLGWELRAQVPVPMPDGQTGAQLVRFVGVDGPRWFLRGVISGQAAVRPESAGLLEQIFRDTVIVRGDGPMAPRDPIVLKLPNDAQMVPDGVQTETQEGSRFSGGMGQLERGPEITEVR
- a CDS encoding OB-fold nucleic acid binding domain-containing protein, with amino-acid sequence MSAEPRPEKSAKPVRPAGRFRRMIERLSTSQEDLHSAELQEDAEAAGCTRICDCHDREIVKVTGTLRTVTLRPRAGVPALEAELFDGSAALDVVWLGRRSIVGIEPGRRMIASGRISMSHGRRVLFNPKYELRPLGQEH